In Bartonella machadoae, a single genomic region encodes these proteins:
- a CDS encoding helix-turn-helix domain-containing protein, protein MARPETESKTIFGKRLRYVRLALGDPSREALAKSFSMTKNSIAFYERGEREPNLNVLQTYRTLYGVNINWLLTGQGKMFDAEYMKSDFDWNYFIKKIEGLEEILTKSDHGEKLNQKTIDSSYKKLQQYLSKQGLSNSPTPKAAISLFDMKAKMANSYTLSLFIDLLIRSMAQQEIIANQ, encoded by the coding sequence GTGGCACGTCCAGAAACTGAATCAAAAACTATATTTGGAAAACGTTTACGTTATGTACGTCTTGCTTTAGGGGACCCATCACGTGAAGCATTGGCTAAAAGTTTTAGCATGACGAAAAATTCTATCGCTTTTTATGAGCGCGGAGAAAGAGAACCAAATCTTAATGTTTTACAAACATATCGCACATTGTACGGCGTCAATATTAATTGGCTTTTAACCGGACAAGGAAAAATGTTTGACGCAGAGTATATGAAAAGTGACTTTGATTGGAATTATTTTATAAAAAAAATTGAAGGGCTTGAAGAAATTCTTACCAAGAGCGATCATGGTGAGAAACTAAATCAGAAAACAATTGATAGCTCTTATAAAAAATTGCAGCAATATTTATCAAAACAAGGCTTATCTAATAGTCCTACCCCAAAAGCAGCAATTTCGCTGTTCGATATGAAAGCAAAAATGGCTAATTCTTATACCCTTAGCTTATTCATTGATTTACTTATTCGGAGTATGGCACAACAAGAGATTATCGCTAATCAATAA
- the ettA gene encoding energy-dependent translational throttle protein EttA — protein sequence MARQFIYHMAGLNKAYGNKKILENIHLSFYPDAKIGILGPNGAGKSTILRIMAGLDKEYTGEAWLSEGARCGYLPQEPVLDTSKDVFANVMEGVADKQAIVERYNALMMNYSEETADEGARLQDIIDSQNLWDLESQVEMAMAALGCPPANESVEKLSGGEKRRVALCKLLLSKPDLLLLDEPTNHLDAETTAWLERHLREYPGAVLLITHDRYFLDNVTGWILELDRGRGIPYEGNYSAYLGAKAKRLAQEGCEEAARQRALSREKEWIASSPKGRQAKSKARIKAYDALVQAAGERRPGEAQIIIPIGERLGQVVIEVDNLSKAYGERVLIDSLSFKLPAGGIVGVIGANGMGKSTLFKMLTGQEQPDSGQIRIGETVHMSYVDQSRDSLVGEKTVWEEISGGNDVIKLGKYEMNSRAYCGAFNFKGADQQQKVANLSGGQRNRVHLAKLLKEGGNVLLLDEPTNDLDTETLGALEEALESFAGCAVIISHDRMFLDRLATHILAFEGDGHVEWFEGNFAEYETDKVRRFGADALNPKRGNYKPLTR from the coding sequence ATGGCACGTCAATTTATCTATCACATGGCTGGGCTTAACAAGGCTTACGGCAATAAAAAAATTTTAGAAAATATTCATTTGTCTTTTTATCCAGATGCCAAAATCGGTATTTTAGGGCCCAATGGTGCAGGTAAATCAACCATTTTACGGATTATGGCTGGACTCGATAAAGAATATACGGGAGAAGCATGGCTTTCTGAAGGCGCACGCTGTGGTTATCTTCCTCAAGAACCCGTTCTTGATACAAGCAAGGATGTTTTTGCTAATGTAATGGAAGGTGTTGCGGATAAGCAGGCAATTGTTGAGCGTTATAATGCGTTGATGATGAATTATAGCGAGGAAACGGCTGATGAGGGTGCTCGACTTCAGGACATTATAGATAGCCAGAATCTTTGGGATTTAGAAAGTCAAGTGGAGATGGCTATGGCTGCTCTTGGTTGTCCTCCAGCCAATGAGAGTGTGGAAAAACTTTCAGGAGGTGAGAAGCGGCGTGTTGCACTTTGTAAGCTCCTTTTGTCAAAGCCTGACTTATTACTTTTGGATGAACCAACGAATCACTTGGATGCGGAAACGACTGCTTGGCTTGAAAGGCATTTGCGGGAATATCCTGGTGCTGTGCTTTTAATTACCCATGACCGTTATTTTCTCGACAATGTAACTGGTTGGATTTTAGAATTGGATCGCGGTAGAGGTATCCCTTATGAGGGGAACTATTCTGCTTATTTGGGGGCGAAAGCTAAACGTTTGGCTCAGGAAGGTTGTGAAGAGGCTGCTCGTCAGCGTGCATTATCACGCGAAAAAGAATGGATAGCTTCTAGTCCAAAAGGCCGGCAAGCAAAGTCAAAAGCGCGAATTAAAGCCTATGATGCGTTAGTTCAGGCAGCAGGTGAGCGCCGTCCTGGAGAAGCACAAATCATTATTCCTATTGGTGAGAGATTGGGCCAAGTTGTTATTGAAGTGGATAACCTTTCTAAGGCATATGGTGAGCGTGTGTTGATTGATTCTCTTTCTTTTAAGCTTCCTGCTGGTGGTATTGTTGGTGTCATTGGTGCCAATGGTATGGGAAAGTCTACTTTATTTAAAATGTTGACCGGACAGGAACAGCCGGATTCAGGTCAAATACGCATTGGTGAAACAGTTCACATGAGTTATGTTGATCAAAGTCGTGATTCATTGGTGGGTGAAAAGACCGTTTGGGAGGAAATTTCCGGCGGAAATGATGTTATTAAGTTGGGGAAATATGAAATGAATAGCCGTGCTTATTGCGGTGCTTTTAATTTCAAGGGGGCAGATCAACAACAAAAGGTAGCAAATTTATCAGGAGGGCAGCGCAATCGCGTCCATTTGGCTAAACTGTTAAAGGAGGGAGGCAATGTCCTTCTTCTTGATGAACCGACAAATGATCTTGATACTGAAACATTAGGGGCATTAGAAGAAGCATTGGAAAGCTTTGCTGGTTGTGCGGTTATTATATCGCATGATCGTATGTTTCTTGATCGATTGGCAACGCATATTTTAGCCTTTGAAGGCGATGGCCATGTCGAATGGTTTGAAGGAAATTTTGCTGAATATGAGACCGATAAGGTTCGTCGTTTTGGTGCAGACGCTCTTAATCCAAAACGTGGAAATTATAAACCACTGACACGCTAG
- a CDS encoding YcgN family cysteine cluster protein has translation MSEKTPFWKVKKLEEFTISEWESLCDGCGRCCLHKVEDEDTGDIYTTSVACRLLDGETCRCRNYVHRKSIVSNCISLDVATVKTARWLPENCAYRLINEGKDLQWWHPLVSGNRQTVHQTAFSARERIEIHEDELSSEEDYLYHITGLLCEG, from the coding sequence ATGAGTGAAAAAACGCCCTTTTGGAAAGTGAAAAAGTTAGAAGAATTTACCATTTCCGAGTGGGAGAGCTTGTGTGATGGTTGTGGGCGATGTTGTTTGCACAAAGTAGAAGATGAGGATACTGGCGATATCTATACAACTAGTGTTGCTTGTCGTCTTTTGGATGGAGAAACTTGTCGGTGCCGGAATTATGTTCATCGTAAATCCATTGTTTCCAATTGTATATCATTGGATGTTGCAACCGTTAAAACAGCTCGATGGCTTCCGGAAAATTGTGCTTATCGGTTGATTAATGAGGGAAAAGACCTACAATGGTGGCATCCACTGGTCTCTGGGAATCGGCAGACGGTACATCAAACGGCATTTTCTGCACGTGAACGGATAGAAATTCACGAGGATGAACTATCCTCTGAAGAAGATTATCTCTACCATATCACCGGCCTTCTCTGTGAAGGCTAG
- a CDS encoding ArsR/SmtB family transcription factor: MKKQVSLDTMIVLLKTIAETSCLRFLALLCRDDLTVADFTFILGQSQSHVSQHLRLLCEVGLITCYQKREWTYFKFCHSCFGKDIVMAALAALSKHDVILTYDLERLLDVQKKRGALRKQSFLQNFVQWNALRLSYFSDHRVERALLEIIGDQPFETLLGVGIDIGFVLKLFSGLYTRAVEVSPENDVVHLSVGETSFDLVVLYWALHFLENSEQSFNEIARVLRPHGRLLIVDFCYHEVDSHSSHVYKYFGFLDSQIKQWLNNAGLILEKTVCLPCVQKENHKEPMVKLWLARDPRLLVDDLKDKKVDFA; encoded by the coding sequence ATGAAAAAACAAGTAAGTTTGGATACAATGATTGTGCTGCTGAAAACCATAGCAGAGACAAGTTGTTTGCGGTTTCTTGCACTCTTGTGTCGTGACGATTTAACAGTTGCTGATTTTACTTTTATCCTTGGTCAGTCGCAATCGCATGTATCACAGCATTTGCGTTTATTGTGTGAAGTAGGGTTGATTACCTGTTATCAAAAGAGGGAATGGACTTATTTTAAGTTTTGTCACAGCTGTTTTGGTAAAGATATTGTGATGGCGGCCCTTGCTGCTTTGTCAAAGCATGATGTGATCTTAACATATGATTTGGAACGTTTGTTAGATGTTCAAAAAAAGCGTGGAGCGCTGAGGAAGCAGTCTTTTTTACAAAATTTTGTGCAGTGGAATGCATTACGGCTATCCTATTTTTCAGACCATAGGGTGGAGCGTGCCTTGCTTGAAATTATTGGTGATCAACCATTTGAAACATTGCTAGGGGTTGGTATAGATATAGGTTTTGTTTTAAAACTGTTTTCAGGTCTTTATACGCGTGCTGTTGAAGTTTCGCCTGAGAATGATGTTGTGCATTTATCTGTTGGAGAGACAAGTTTTGATTTGGTTGTTCTTTATTGGGCTTTACATTTTCTTGAGAATTCTGAGCAATCGTTTAATGAAATAGCACGTGTTTTGCGTCCTCATGGGCGTTTGCTGATTGTAGATTTTTGTTATCATGAAGTTGATTCACACTCTTCTCATGTTTATAAGTATTTCGGATTTCTAGATTCACAAATAAAACAATGGCTTAACAATGCGGGGCTTATTTTGGAAAAAACGGTTTGTCTTCCTTGTGTGCAAAAGGAAAATCATAAAGAGCCCATGGTTAAACTTTGGCTTGCACGTGATCCGCGTTTACTGGTCGATGACCTTAAAGACAAAAAAGTAGATTTTGCATAA
- a CDS encoding SIMPL domain-containing protein, translated as MKKTIFQPLNHYSVKTAIVAFALLTGSLPIHAEENTMKNATITVTATGESQATPDMAIINLAVVTEDKTAQKALAANNKSMNDIVTAFKNNGIQANNLQTSGLSIYQTSSDQRHEKKNNEKHYRVSNSLTVRIRDLANAGKIFDQAMALGVNTVNGITFTNADTKPFYKEARKKAITEAFEKAETIAQAANLKLGKIIQINENNDNYYPSPRLMSSASRASYDDTNFSGGELGYNVSVSVVFSID; from the coding sequence ATGAAAAAAACAATTTTCCAACCGCTAAATCATTATAGTGTAAAAACAGCTATAGTCGCATTTGCCCTGCTAACCGGTTCACTTCCCATACATGCTGAAGAAAACACAATGAAAAACGCAACGATTACAGTGACTGCAACGGGTGAAAGCCAAGCAACACCAGATATGGCAATTATCAATCTCGCTGTTGTTACAGAGGACAAAACTGCTCAAAAAGCATTAGCAGCCAACAATAAATCTATGAATGATATTGTCACTGCTTTTAAGAACAATGGAATCCAAGCAAATAACTTGCAAACATCAGGCTTGTCCATTTATCAAACAAGCTCCGATCAACGTCATGAAAAAAAGAACAATGAAAAACATTATCGCGTTTCAAATTCCTTAACAGTGCGCATTCGTGACCTCGCCAATGCTGGTAAAATATTTGATCAAGCGATGGCATTGGGTGTTAACACAGTTAATGGCATTACCTTTACCAACGCCGATACAAAACCCTTTTATAAAGAAGCACGTAAAAAAGCTATCACTGAAGCGTTTGAGAAAGCTGAGACTATAGCACAAGCCGCGAACTTAAAATTAGGAAAAATCATTCAAATCAATGAAAATAATGATAATTATTATCCAAGCCCACGCCTTATGAGCAGCGCGTCACGTGCAAGTTACGACGATACAAATTTCTCAGGAGGTGAGTTAGGCTATAATGTCAGTGTTAGCGTAGTATTCTCTATAGACTAA
- a CDS encoding helix-turn-helix domain-containing protein: MTKTEKDWFQRLIDLIKSDGRTMIEISKAAGCGQNYVQQMIKGGKRPSVDKLMAILNTLGNASAIYVITGFNISDEDLKLIALISSGDKKKIEALSILLTEQHL, translated from the coding sequence ATGACAAAGACTGAAAAAGATTGGTTCCAACGCTTAATTGACTTAATAAAAAGTGATGGACGTACAATGATTGAAATAAGCAAAGCAGCAGGGTGTGGACAAAATTACGTACAACAAATGATAAAAGGAGGGAAAAGACCTTCTGTAGATAAACTAATGGCCATTCTTAACACCCTCGGAAATGCTAGCGCCATATATGTCATAACTGGTTTTAACATCTCCGATGAAGATTTAAAACTCATCGCTTTGATTTCCTCTGGAGATAAAAAGAAGATTGAAGCTTTAAGTATTCTTTTAACTGAGCAACATTTGTAA
- a CDS encoding DUF475 domain-containing protein, producing MARLGYFRWAFFFTIVGVFMGGAIGWLETESFTGFLKYFFICCVLGILEISLSFDNSIINARVLGKMDPVWRRRFLVWGILVAVFGMRIVFPLLVVVVAVGINPIAAVKLAIWEPHQYAAILTDAHVGIAAFGGTFLIMVGLRYFFDPEKEVHWLAFIEKPAQKLGALVGVDIAIVLALILFFSEQIVTEDKVTFLLASLYGLLTFIAVEAIGSLLDGPKATLTTVAKGGAGAFLYLEILDASFSFDGVVGAFAFSHNLFIIAIGLGIGAFYVRSMTIMLVESGVLLHYRYLEHGAFYAILVLAVIMYLQTVISVPEILTGLLGVCIIGMAFYASLRFKHHNLNKHGVSE from the coding sequence ATGGCCCGATTAGGTTATTTTAGGTGGGCTTTTTTTTTCACAATTGTTGGTGTCTTTATGGGAGGGGCAATTGGTTGGTTGGAAACAGAAAGTTTTACTGGTTTTCTTAAATATTTTTTTATTTGCTGTGTTCTAGGAATTTTAGAAATTTCTTTGTCTTTTGACAATTCTATTATCAACGCTCGTGTTCTTGGAAAAATGGATCCAGTATGGCGCCGTCGTTTTCTGGTGTGGGGTATTTTGGTGGCAGTGTTTGGGATGCGGATTGTTTTTCCATTGCTGGTGGTGGTAGTTGCTGTTGGGATTAATCCAATTGCAGCGGTAAAGTTAGCAATATGGGAGCCGCATCAATATGCCGCAATTTTAACAGATGCTCATGTAGGAATTGCCGCTTTTGGTGGAACTTTCCTAATAATGGTTGGTTTGAGGTATTTTTTTGATCCTGAAAAAGAGGTACATTGGCTTGCTTTTATAGAAAAGCCTGCTCAAAAGTTGGGAGCACTTGTTGGCGTTGATATTGCAATCGTTTTAGCTTTGATATTGTTTTTTTCAGAGCAGATTGTAACAGAAGATAAAGTGACTTTTTTACTTGCTAGCCTTTATGGGCTTTTGACGTTTATAGCTGTTGAAGCGATAGGTTCGCTTTTGGATGGTCCAAAAGCGACTTTAACGACTGTTGCTAAAGGAGGGGCGGGTGCCTTTCTTTATCTAGAGATTCTCGACGCGAGTTTTTCTTTTGATGGCGTTGTTGGTGCTTTTGCTTTTTCACACAATCTTTTTATTATTGCCATTGGTCTTGGTATTGGTGCATTCTATGTGCGTTCTATGACGATTATGTTAGTCGAATCAGGGGTGTTATTGCATTATCGTTATTTGGAGCATGGCGCTTTTTATGCAATCTTAGTTCTTGCAGTGATTATGTATCTGCAAACTGTTATATCGGTCCCTGAAATATTAACAGGTCTTTTAGGGGTATGTATTATTGGCATGGCATTTTATGCTTCTCTCCGTTTTAAGCATCATAATCTGAATAAACATGGTGTCTCTGAGTAA
- a CDS encoding YegP family protein has product MFFEVFQGVHNQWYWRLISGDKQKIAFSSKGYPTKQDILVNIEQIKEITHKALIRELQS; this is encoded by the coding sequence ATGTTTTTTGAGGTATTTCAAGGTGTTCACAATCAATGGTATTGGCGTTTAATCTCGGGAGACAAACAAAAAATCGCTTTTTCTAGTAAAGGTTATCCAACAAAACAAGATATCTTGGTAAATATTGAGCAGATAAAAGAAATTACACATAAAGCCCTTATTAGAGAGTTACAGTCCTGA
- the pncA gene encoding bifunctional nicotinamidase/pyrazinamidase: MEKQALIVIDVQNDFLPSGALAVPQSDAILPAVNNLINHFDHVILTQDWHPKNHCSFASSYPEKAPYDTVELDYGPQILWPDHCIQGTQGADFHTSLNVEKAQLILKKGYNKKIDSYSAFFENDQKTPTGLQFYLREQGFTKLAMCGLATDFCVGFSALHAIQCGFKVSVSLNACAGIDLNGSLNAMLKTMNESGIELLMAS, from the coding sequence ATGGAAAAACAAGCCTTAATCGTCATTGACGTTCAAAATGACTTCTTACCAAGTGGAGCACTTGCAGTCCCACAAAGCGATGCTATTTTACCCGCTGTCAATAATCTGATAAACCATTTTGACCATGTTATTTTAACCCAAGACTGGCATCCCAAAAACCATTGCAGCTTTGCTTCTTCCTATCCTGAAAAAGCACCCTATGATACTGTTGAACTTGACTATGGCCCGCAAATACTTTGGCCTGATCATTGCATACAAGGAACACAAGGGGCGGATTTTCATACATCTCTCAACGTTGAAAAGGCGCAACTTATTCTAAAGAAAGGGTATAATAAAAAAATTGATAGCTATTCGGCTTTTTTTGAAAATGATCAAAAAACCCCAACAGGTTTACAATTTTATCTCAGAGAACAGGGTTTTACAAAACTTGCTATGTGTGGCTTAGCAACCGATTTTTGTGTGGGATTTTCCGCACTCCACGCTATACAATGTGGCTTCAAAGTAAGTGTTTCACTAAATGCCTGTGCGGGGATCGATCTCAATGGGTCACTAAATGCCATGCTGAAAACGATGAACGAATCCGGTATAGAGCTCTTAATGGCTTCCTAA